GTTTGTGGCTTTAGGCTGTCTTACCTTAGATATAAATAGGTATGGAGGGTGAGGCCTCTTGGTATTGATTGGGTGAGAATTAAGTTTAGATAAAAGTTAGGATcttgagtttagtcgagatttttgagAGGAGTTTTGTTGTTGCACCTTGTAAACAGAATAAAAGTAATGAAGTTTAATCTACTTTGAAATCTTTGATTTGTGTTTTCTCGAGGTGGCAGTCCAGTTGGTGGGACAACAGTAGTAAAACCGGCAGCTTCAGGACGGTCAGACCAACGGCCGCGATAGCGACGGTGGTGCGTCGAGCGGTCAGATAGAAGAAACTACACTGGTCAGACCGGAGGTCTTCAAGCGGTCAAACTGGCACATCAACTCCGATCAGATCAATTTATATCAGATTCGAGTATAACTTTTAACTCCTCTGACTAGGTTAGACCCTGTTTAACAGGATCCAGGGAATAAATATTAGGATGCATTCGTTTTCCTGGGTTGGGAACGCTACCCTCCGGCACGGAAAATAAAATGGTCCATAAGCGCATGATttattaagtatttgctattttttttcaaaaatggatcaatatgattttttaaacaactttcgtatataaaatgttttcaaaaaatacaccgtttagtagtttgaaaagtgtgtgcgcggaaaacgagggaaagTGGTTGGGAAGCAGCTagaacgaacgcagccttagtcCATATCaaatcgaatgtttggatactaattagaagtattaaacgtagactaatgacaaaacccattccaaaACCCtaaactaattcgcgagatgaatttattgagcctaattaatccatgactAGTCTATGTGAAGCTAcagtaaatatgtgctaattacatattaattaggcttaaaaatttgtctcgcgaattagctctcatttatgcaattaattttattattagtctatgtttaatatttctaattagtgtcaaacatttgatatgacatgtactGTTATTTAGTACCTAGATCAAACACCATTTGTTGTGCAATCATACGAGCGGTACGTACATTAAAAATTCTGACAATGTAGTACTCCATGGTATCAAGGTGTCAGCACTGAGCAACAGTGTATTTTATACGGACAATAATTAATAATACTACTGTCAAGTGGTAAGCTCTGACACGGACACGAAGATGCTTTTCTTGACTAGATTATGCCAAGGGTCTTTAACAATAATTTGGTGTTTAGATCCACGGTGCAaatttttggcgtgtcacatcaggtattatatagggtgtcgtataGGGTGTGTGAGCATTAATAAAAGAATAATTACAGAAttcgtcagtaaaccgcgagattaattagcatcacattgttaaatcatggagcaattagacttaaaagattcatttCGCAAATTAATTAGTcgtaatatgtgcaattagttattttttagcttatatttaatactcactccatctattttttatagtcatattttatcttgacaTACAAATCAAGGATAAataattttacttatcatctattAAATATGATagtagtcattcctcgtaaacaagcgattcattaatatttacattttttaaTGCCCATGTAgctaatcttgtgtggaagaatggagagtcacgcattaaattcgagaaagtcattaagatgataagttgttggattgaaatatgcctatcaaagataaatttttcagatttagaaatatatctatcaaaagtagatggagggagtacttaatacagatattcaaacgttcgatgtgacatgatgaaaaattttaagGTGAGATCTAAACAGGGCTTAAATCTCTTGAAATTGATTAAACGTAAAAATCTCATCCGCGGACAATGGACACTTGTATCCCTGACCTGCGTCTCCAAATCAAGCCGTCACGTGCGCGTCGACGAAGGCTCCCGTGAGATCGGTCTTCACCAGTCACCACGGCGAGCATCAACAGCCACTACAAGAGTACAAGCATGTCAAGCCTCCATATGCACGGACGGGTGTGGAGTGGACACGGGCCGCACAAAACCGAGGGCTGGGTCCAGGGCGCCGGCTCTAACGAACTCGGCGTTACAGGTCCTTAAGCCTAGAATTAATTTTACTTGTATTGAGCATGTATCCTTTATAAAGTGACGTAAATAAACATGGctaatatgataaataataaagtaaataGTTGCAAATTGTAACGTGGTACTCGATAAACAACATTGACAGTATTACAATCAACAAGTAAAAGAGCAACAGAAATAAAGTTGTGTGAATACCTTAACTTAACTAGGACATTGGTGTTGCGAGAAGGGTCCATTCCTAGATTATATTTTGCCAagggtctatttataaaataaattttcaaaatgacaaaaaaaataataaaatcacaGATAGCTCGATGGGAGTGTGTTGTACCCACCTACGGTATTTGTAAAATATGGAGATCGTTGGTATAGGGTGTATGTGAGAttaaggtaaaagagacggtagacagggatttttataccgGATAAATAAGTCTCATaactgacaggtaatagcccttctcctattggccgaagccggtgttgtcTTTATATATAAATCAGTATCACACGAGTACAATATTTAGGATGATCTAATCTTGTCTACATCTGCATAGCGACATGGAGCTCTCGCATGTGGTCGACGGCTAGCGTAGTCTGCTTCCTCGAATATAAACTCGTCAAGATTAGAGATGTCTCTAGATCCCTCATATCGGTGTACATGGCTCGTACATTGGGTTTGTGTAGATCTATATTGGCTTGTATTCCGTGTTGATCTGTCTCCTTTCCTCCAAgaggtcttgtatttatactttTGGGTGTTTCGTTGTCCAAATAGAGCAGGGAACCAagtatggatacaatccgagttaTCTTTGTTGTGCCCAAATaagattttgcttctttttcttTATCTGGAACACATTTCATATATGAGGCTTAAAACTTGATATATGGTGGGTCTCGCCAAGCCTTACACAAAAAtactatgtactccctccgtcctaaaatataagttttagagttggacacggttattaaaaaagtaggtagaagtgagtggtggagggttgtgattggatgagtagtggaggtaggtgggaaaaatgAATGGTAGagggttgggaagagaatgttggtggagaaattgttatattttaggacaaatcctGAGAGCTAAAAAttgatatattttgggacggagggagtatgtcttaTCTACAACACTGACATGAAGGTTGGAGGATGGAGCGTGAAATTACTAAAATGCCTTTTCAAATTGTGTGCAAATTCTAAAATACCTTTTCTTATATATTGACAGTATATACTAGTATATGTTCTTTTTAAAAGTCCTCAAATTTCCTGCCGATAAAACCCACCGGATAAATTACTCCTATCGCATTAATTACTGACCTCGATGAATTTGTGTCGAACTATACCTAGGCCTGTTTAGAttctaaccttttttttttcaaacttccaactttttcatcacatcgaacttttctacacacaaactttcaacttttccatcacatcgtttctatttctccaaacttccaattttaacatGGAACTAGGcctagtttagttcccaactttttcttcaaactttcaacttttccatcaaatcaaaacttttctatacacacaaacttccaacttttccgtcacatcaatacaatttcaatcaaacttccaattttagtgtgaactaaacacaccctaaggcatgtttagttcctaactttttcttcaaactttcaacttttccatcaaatCAAAACTTCCATACGCActaacttccaatttttctgtTACATTGttacaatttcaatcaaactaattttggcgtgaacctTAGGGTGTGAtccttccgtaaaaaaaaaagaaaagaaaagacaacCTAAGAGAGGATGGGATCATTTCTATTACAATAAATATGGACAACTCTCGCTCTAAATTCATTGTACTTACAGGAGTcacatcacttttttttttttttaaggatggagggagtagtacaaaTTTCAAATTTGTTGCTTGGACTGCTACGCGCACGCCGGCCCCTTTGAAACTCTTCGTCAACACCTCGTTGCAGCTGGCTCCTTCTCGGTAGCTTAAATAAATGCCGTTCGTACGTTGCCTGCCTAGATGTGCCCTTTCCTAAAAGACAACCAAGTTGCAAACTATTCGTGGCCAGTAGCCTAGAACACGGTGCAGCTccaatgcaagttgcaaactgTGCAGATGAGGGTTGAAGGGTATGAGTTGCAAGAAGAAAGGGTTTTTGGTGTCCTGAACTCCTGATCCCGTTGCGATCGACAAACAAAAGGTATGTGTACTTTTTTGAAGAAGTAGTGAGCTATATGTGTTTTCTTTCTAACCAAAAGTGAGGCATAGATGTGAGGTGAAGCTAGAAATACTTACTACTAGTTCGCTGATGTTACCCAGTTTTCTTTCTAaccaaaggctgtgtttagatctaaagtttggatccaaacttcagtccttttccatcacatcaacatgtcatacacacacaacttttcagtcacatcatctccaatttcaaccaaaatttaaactttgcgCAGTGGCGGATTTAGAAAATCAgttcgttggtgtcataacgtgtctatcggtgtcatagAATGCTAATTATGCTTCGAACATGGTGTTATTGTATATGGATAAGcagttttgctatatattttacCGAAAGTCATCAGTGTCACCTGACACCGACGCTTATACTGAAGATCCGCCCCtgtttgcgctgaactaaacacagctaaAAGCTTGGAGGCCGAAAGGCAATAAGCTGGGTGAGTTGACTCTTGACTGGACGGATGATGCAGTAGCTAGCTCGGCTATAATGTAGGTACGTGTGCATAATGCttcgctccttttttttttttttggaatctccgtttttttcttaagaatctcaatatatatatatatatggccggTGCTATTCCTACTCTCCAGCACTTGCTATCTTCTAAtgatagagatttttttttcttcccctttGTTCTTTTTGGTTTACCACAGGGTCTTGATTGTGCTTCGAAGAGACAAAGGCAGCAGGATGGTCCTTTAGATCTGTATGCTATTTGGACTCCAGTGGTTCTTTAGGTCCAGATCAAGTTCGTTCAACGGTAAGTGCTTATTGATACTTCGCATATGTTCTCACAAATTATGGTCATAGCTATGATAAATGGTTATCTTTTGCCTGACAGTATGGTGCTTATCCTAACGTACgaccttttcttcttcttcttctttaatTTTTAGGTTATGTtataaaagaaaatagaaactCAGGCCGCCCTGCTCTGCTATCAGATTCAACGAGCAACCAATGGCTGAGGCTGTGATTCTTTTAGCTGTCAAGAAGATTGGTGTTGCCCTGGGGAATGAGGCAATCAATCAGGCCACTTCatatttcaaaaaatttgtcaCACAACTGACAGAGCTTCAAGGTAGCATGGGACGCATCAAGAGAGAGCTTAGGCTGATGCATGAGTTTCTTTCCCGAATGGATGTCCGCAATCGCAACAATCAGACATATGAAATCTGGGTGGAGGAGGTCAGAATGTTAGTCCATCGGATTGAGGACATCGTGGATGATTACTTGCATCTTGTTGGCCACAAACAAGACACTGGATGGGGTACCTATCTGAAGAAAGGATTCAAGAGACCAAATGTTCTGTTCTCTTTAAACAGGATAGCTTCATCGATCAAGGACGCTGAGGCCAATTTAGTGCACTTGTTCCAAGCCAAAGAACGATGGGTGTGGATGGCTGGTGGAAGGGCTACTGGCAGCAAAAGCTCAAGCTATATTATTGAGACGTCTCGACATCTAGCTAATATTTCACGCTCCCTCGATGAAGATCTTGTGGGGGTCGATGAAAACATAAGAAAACTACATGAGTGGCTAACAAGTGATGAGTTGCAACGTGAGGTGATAGCGCTGCATGGGATGGGGGGTCTTGGTAAAACGGCTTTGGCAGCCAATGTGTACAGGAATGAGAGAGAAAAGTTTGAATGCCATGCTTGGGTCTCCATCTCTCAAACTTATTCCATCAAGGATGTTCTAAAATGTTTGGTCACTGAATTagatttaaaaaagaaaattcaggGTAACATTGGTGACATGGATACTGCAACTCTCCAAAATGAACTGAAGAAATTCCTGATGGATCAGAAGTATTTGATCGTATTGGATGATGTTTGGGTACCAGAAACTGTCAACGACTTGTTTAGCATATTTGTTTCAAATCTCAAGGGGAGCAGAGTTCTCGTGACAACACGCATTGATGGTGTAGCCCACCTCGCTTTCCCGGACAAGAGGATAACACTAGAGCCTCTATCAGAAAAAAAGTCATGGGAACTCTTTTGTAAGACGGCTTTTCCAAGAGATAAAAACCATGAGTGTCCCACAAAACTGACAGTACTAGCACAACAAATAGTTAGTAAATGTGAAGGCTTACCTCTTGCAATTGTCTCTGTCGGTAGGCTCCTCTTTGTGCGTGACAAGACCGAAGAGGAATTTAGACGCATACAAAACCAGCTTGATTGGGAACTAATCAACAACCCAAGCCTGGAACATGTTCGGAATATCCTTTACTTGAGCTACATCTACCTTCCAACACATTTGAAAAGTTGCTTCTTGTATTGTAGTATGTTTCCGGAGGACTATCTTATAACAAGAAAGAAGCTTATACGGTGGTGGGTAGCAGAAGGGTTCATAGAGGAGAGAGGTGGAAACACAATGGAGGAAGTGGCAGAAGAGTATCTCAAGGAATTGGTTCACAGGAATATGTTGCAGCTTATTGAAATGAATGGATTTGGCAGGATAAAATCATTCAGAATGCATGATATTGTACGTGAGTTGGCAATTGATTTGTGCCGCAAAGAGCACTTCGGTTGTTCATACAATTGTGAGAATAAACATGGTAAATTTCTTGAGGGGAAGGACGAACGCCGCGTGGTAATACATAAATTAGACAAGCATATTAATCAAGCCATTTTGAATGAATGTCATAGCCTCCGGTGTTTGATCACATTGGACGAAGCGACACCACCATCACCATGTCTGCTACATTTGGTAGCAGACAAATGTAGGTATATGTCAGTACTTGAGTTAACTGGACTACCCATTGAAAAAGTTCCTGATGCTATTGGTGATCTATTTAACCTTCGACATCTTGGCCTACGGGGTTCAAAGGTGAAGCACCTCCCAAATTCTATAGAGAAGCTCTCTAACTTGCTGACGCTAGATCTCAACGAAACGGAAATACAAGAAGTGCCAAATGGGATTGTTAAGCTAAAGAAGCTTAGGCATTTGTTTGTTGAGAAAATGAATGAATTATATGGGAGAGAATTCCGGCCTCGCACTGGTGTGCGCATCCATAAAGGCCTAGAGAAGCTGAATGAGTTACAGACGCTTCAAGGACTAGAAGTTCAAGACGAAGTGTCCTTGAGGCGCTTAGGGGAGCTGAGACAGATGAGAAGCATCCGGATATGGGGTGTCAAGGAAAGCTACTGTGAAAGCCTCTGCGAGTCCCTGCAGCAGATGGAGTTTTTATCCTTCTTAAGTGTCAATGCAAGTGGCAAGGAGGAAGTCCTCAAATTGGATGGTCTAAACCCGCTGCCTCCAAACCTTCGAAAGCTTAACTTGCGTGGGATACTGGCAGAAGCAGGCATGTTGTTGGGTTCACCTGCAGCAGGAGATCAAAATAACCACTCGTTGTATTCAGTGCATCTATCGTGGTCTCAGCTGATAGAGGACCCACTGCCATCCCTCTCTAGGTGGTCAAGTCTGACGGACCTAATGTTGACAAGAGCATATGTTGGGGAGCAGTTTGTCTTCCACCAAGGGTGGTTTCCCAACCTCAAGGAACTCGTTTTAAGGGACATGCCTGATCTGAAGCGCCTGGAAATACACGATGGTGCCATGACAAGCCTGCAAGATCTAACTCTTGTTAACCTCAGTGGCTTGACAGAGGTTCCATCTGGCATCGAGTTACTTTCCACCCTCAAAAACCTGGGCTTTTGGGAGATCACCCAAGACTTCCTTGCAGCTTTGCGCCAATGCCATAGAATTCACCATATGCAGTGGTGGTACAGTGTACGGGGGGAGACAGATGGAGCTCTCTGATGCAATGATATGCATGATTGATGGATGCATCACCGTCGGGTCGTTCTAATGCAAACAATCATTTTAATTAATACAGTACCGCATTGTCAGGTAATTCAAGCTATCAGAGTGATTTCTGTTTTGTCTTTCGGTGGCCTAGTGTGAgcctcgtgtttttttttttttgagtgtaGCTAGTTTCTCGCGTCATGTGTGCCGCGGCTCGCTGTGGGATGGCGCAGCACCAGAGTCGTAGTGTATTTGTTGTGTCGTGGACGTCATGGCTCGCTGTGGGATGGCACGGCATTCGTGGAGTCATGGCAATCACGGTTGAGGTGGATTATCCACCGCGTCCATGTAATCTATCTTTCGTATTTAATCAAGATGAAAGAAACAGAAAAGCCGTGAAGTAACCGGCACCAAAAAAAATCCTCTCAATGTGCACGTTCTGTGGGTTGTCTTCAACGTGTTCGTCAAAACATCTTGCATTGTGTTTATGAGTCGAGACCGGCAAGCTGACAATTGGTATATCAGAGTGCTGTCGGCTCTTGTCCCTTGCCGTGTGCTCTTGCCCTCGTCGGCCCCTTCGGCACAACCGTCCGTGATGGTTGTCTAGCGCGTCATCAAGGAGGCTGAACTATCGGCGTCGTACCCGATCCCGATGCTCACGAAGACCAACTACGACGATTGGGCCCTAATGATGAGGGTCATGCTCCAGGCCAGAGGGATATGGAGACATGTGGGATTCAAGGAGGATCACATGACACTCAAAACTGCACATCATGGTGTGCCACCGGAGATGATCTCAACGATTGCCACGAAGGAACAATAAGGGAAGGAAGGAAAATTGACAGGAAAACAGTAAGGACAGGCTATTGCAATGTCGATAGATAGACAAACAACTGTCACCAATCCAAGCCAGTACTCCAAATCAGGGCTTCTCTCTGGCGCTGTCGGGCACTTGGTCATTCACGGTTGGAAATGGAATGGCTACGGCTACCATACTGCGAGGAGCAGCTTGCTTCTCCTCCTTGATGGCCTTGACACGCTCGCTACTACCACCTCCAGGATCAGTATCTGGATGAATGGCATCTCTTGTCGGATTGACTCGACAAGACCCTTGGTCCACTCATTCATCTTATCTAAACCAGATCTCAGAGAACCAAGCACTGATCCTGCTCCCTCTCGATCGAACCTCCCCAAGCATGCTTACAAATGCCACGATGACGGCAGTATTGGCTAGATCACCTAAGCGCATCACCTCATGGCCTCCTTGATCTTGTACAGGAAAATGAAGGCGTCAAACTGGGCTGCAATGAAGATGTAGATCAGGAGGTTCGGCGCTCATACATAAGGGGCCACAGCAATTTGCCTCCGTCCTGTCTTGGTGTATAGAGCAGATCGACCTTATCATCAGCCCATTTCCTGCACAACGATCACAggttaattacttaattagagATGCGTGCAATGAATGAGCTAGTGTTCTtaatttgtttctcttttttttaacggaaAACAGCACAGCAGTGTTTTTTCATTGAACTaggaaggaagcccgcgcaTTCGCTCGGGCATTATGTTATTTTGTTTCGGAAATAGTTCTAACAAAATAAGTCGAAATTAAAGTAaggtatttttaattttttaattgaatttttattgtttactttttccttaagaagtctcGAGAAACTTTTATTGCGCGTAAGTTTACTTTTTTTATCATCCTACTTGCTTTCTTTTtaattgattatatatatatatatatatatatatatattatagtgcTTCTTTTTAATATGTGAGACCCTACAGTATTTTAAAGAAAAGACCTAATCAATATGAatcttaaaataataatttattaggaaaaaaatataacttttaaTCATGTTATTATAATAAAGGGTATTGATTTTGTATTGCCACCTTAGGGGCTTATACATGCAGGTTGTGGAGAAAGCCATGGAGCTACTTTAAAGGATAGAATTTACTGAATTGATTTATCATTACCTTCGCCACTTGGTGTTTTTAATATGACTTGTACGAAgagaaatataaaaatttgGAAAGAATAAAATATCATTATGATGTAAAATGAGCGCTCCActaaaatattttagttttatGTGTAAAAGCATCAATACTACATTGCGGTTTAAGCAAAATAGTTTGTGTAAAAGTACATTTGAGCCACATTTGAAAAGGATTCTCGTAAAAATCATTTGTGTAGTTGTGATGAAAATAATTATTCATACAGTTAAAAAGTTAGAAATCCCTATGTGAAAATAATGGTACTTGTGCCCATATTATTCTTTGCCAACAATCGATAGAACTTGATAGTTCTTTTTGGTATGTAGTAAAATTGGCTAGATATTTTACaacttactacctccgtcccaaaataagtgcaactGTGGggatccgtgtccaacgtttgaccgtctatcttatttgaaaaatttataaaaaaaactaaaaaaataatcatacataaaatactattcatgttttatcatctagtaacaactaatcataaaaaattcaaataagacgaacgaccAAACATTGGACATGAACAgagcaaaactgcacttattttaggatggagggagtattattgtaTCCCCGTTGCTAAGATGCACctgctaatttttttctatatgctGCATTTCAAATGGGTGCCTTGGTGCATGTGACACTATATATATTCCAAATAAAAAAGGGAAACAACTCATTGTTTCGTGTAGAGTGCGTGAGACTTCACATATAGCCTATGAATATAATTTCATAGCTAAAAAGAACTTCGCAGGTGTGATTATTATTGCAGTGTGCACTTTTCATGCGCGTCATCATGATTTAAATATTTGTACTCTAAATTTATAATTAAACATTAGGAATTTATATACTCTGTTTTTTTATAGTTAGCATGCATTAGACTTTTAGTATTACACTTATGTGTAAAGTGTTACCcttaaattcattatattttagccataaCAAAAATTATGACGTTCTTAAGAGTATAAATGTCTTTTTCTAGCTCACAATATGTGTGTATTTGTGTGTGTATTAGTTGGTTTACACGGTGTGTTCACGCAGGTTGTGCATAATCTTCAATGCGAAACCTGCAATACCTACCCTATTTTATCTTATCTTCTTTGTTTGAAAGAATTAGGAATTTAAACAGTCATGCTAGTTTATTATGTCCATTACTATAAGATGGGCTACAAGCATTTATAGAGGTATAttggaaataaaagttttactcatgaTGACATGGATAAATCtcaaacttttatttttatatcatGTGATAGTTTTTAGGTTTGCAACATATGTGGTTTATACTACATATTTTTCCTCCTAATTAAACCTCCATTTATATGCATCGCACCGCCATATGTCCCGGCGGTGCACACGTAAAATCTGTTTACTTGAACTCGCCGGAAAACAAATTCACCCCAAGTTGTTACTTATATATGGTATTATATGTCTATGGCATGTTTTACGAGTATGCTCCAGTATATATCAATTGTTGGTTTGTTCTAGGCAATGAACAATTTAGCACAGTACAATATGAATGGGACCGATCCATCTTCATAAAGTTAAAGTTGTATTGTATACAATATAAAGTTGTAGCTCATCAGAGTAATTTGACACAGTGATGGCGATCTCCTAGGACCGCCAGAGGCGCATTGTagaattgttttctttttcttttagtttTGAGGCTCTGGTTAATTAGTtcaatctaatctaacggtgGATGTCCTGGTTGTTCTTTTTCGATGAGATAAATCCAATTCAAGTAAAAAATCAAGGATGGgatgtttttccttttatcataatttatatgaatttttaatttattagagcgtcatGTGATGACTTAGGAGCGTATATAGGATGCCACGTGATGGTTTAGAagcatttgtaggaagtttaatggacttttatatAAAATCATGTGTTTGTGCAACTATATTATCCCCCCTCTAttaaatttacaaaaataatgaaCAATGTACATATGTGTTCCTAGAACATTTTTACACTGTAGATATAACGCTATCACATTAAACCTTTTTTCTATAATTAACGAAATAATTTGTCATGTATGTTGGTGCGACCTTGGTACATTTGATCATTCTTTGTCATGACATCACATAGGGGTGTGAAGTGAGGTTCgaatgacttttttttaaaaaaaaaaggatagatCTAACGACCTAAAACTAATTTAAGTAAAAATTGATGGTCGaatatttttttggattttctctaatttaagagtGTCAGGTAGTTATTTAGAAATATTTCTATGATATTTAGTGTACTATAAAGAGAGAGAGTACAGAGGAAGGGCTTGCTAGATATAGTAGGTTGATGTCTATCTATAGATATTTCTAGGCAcataaagaaaaaataataattttagtaATCAtgggaataaaaaaaagaatggaacGGTTAGGTACATGCGTGAGAATGTCACACAGAGGGAGATTTTTCAgaagatagatctaacgatttaaAATAATGGGTTCATTGATTTAAATGAAAGTCAACGGTCGAATTTCTCTGTTTTAGAGTGCCACGTGATGACTCGAAAATATTTATAGGGTGggttaagagcgtttgtagaaagtttaatggtcTATAATTATAATCATCAAGGTATCTAAAAAcaatatgtatgtacatatataaatattgctAAGATAAATGTAATAGTAAAAAATAATTGGTCGACCATATTTAAGTAGAAAtcgatgttttttttcttcgtaTTGGAGTGTTGCTTGCCTACTTAGGAGCTTATTTCGTTGTCTGTTATTAAAACATAAAGGATAGTTGTCGGTTATTAATTATTTAGACTATAGTTCCACATGAcaactttttaattaaaatataggTAATATGGAtgttatattttaaatagaGAACAACCGAAGAAAATAAAGGGTAAGGATTGATATCTTCCTTTCCAATCATGGGTGCAAACgtgcatacatatatttttttattttttctgatgaatagtttttttttttgttgttttcctTTAGCAAACAGTGTGTAGGCAGTTTCCTTACGTACGTTGCACGATAGTACGTAGGGATGATTGGATGTGGGCCCATGGAGATAGGAGAGGGAGGTGAAAAAACAATTCTAATAtagtaataattaaaaatagtggggccatttattatttattaaagTGACACGTGCCGttttaggagcgtttataggactGCCACTTGacggcttaagagcgtttgtaggaagtttcatggacttttagtatataataaaagataatagatagatatagaaGAAGAAAATACAACCCCTAGAGGTAAAACAAAAAGATCTTTAGACTATACACTATACAGAGTGCGGGATGAGCTCGCGCAACCTTTTAGCCCCAGCTAAAGCCCACAAGCTGGCCTCCTCTTTGATTTTTGCTAGGAGAACACCTATTGCCATCTCTTTGTGATCAAAAATTCGCCGATTTCGCTCCTTCCATATTTCCCAAACGACTAGCAGGATAAGGGACCGAAGGCCCTTCTTTGGAATGCCGGGTGTATTAGCTAGGCTCTCCCACCACTGATGGACTGATCGGGCTTCCTCCCACTGGGCTGGTT
Above is a window of Oryza sativa Japonica Group chromosome 10, ASM3414082v1 DNA encoding:
- the LOC107277604 gene encoding disease resistance protein RPM1, whose product is MAEAVILLAVKKIGVALGNEAINQATSYFKKFVTQLTELQGSMGRIKRELRLMHEFLSRMDVRNRNNQTYEIWVEEVRMLVHRIEDIVDDYLHLVGHKQDTGWGTYLKKGFKRPNVLFSLNRIASSIKDAEANLVHLFQAKERWVWMAGGRATGSKSSSYIIETSRHLANISRSLDEDLVGVDENIRKLHEWLTSDELQREVIALHGMGGLGKTALAANVYRNEREKFECHAWVSISQTYSIKDVLKCLVTELDLKKKIQGNIGDMDTATLQNELKKFLMDQKYLIVLDDVWVPETVNDLFSIFVSNLKGSRVLVTTRIDGVAHLAFPDKRITLEPLSEKKSWELFCKTAFPRDKNHECPTKLTVLAQQIVSKCEGLPLAIVSVGRLLFVRDKTEEEFRRIQNQLDWELINNPSLEHVRNILYLSYIYLPTHLKSCFLYCSMFPEDYLITRKKLIRWWVAEGFIEERGGNTMEEVAEEYLKELVHRNMLQLIEMNGFGRIKSFRMHDIVRELAIDLCRKEHFGCSYNCENKHGKFLEGKDERRVVIHKLDKHINQAILNECHSLRCLITLDEATPPSPCLLHLVADKCRYMSVLELTGLPIEKVPDAIGDLFNLRHLGLRGSKVKHLPNSIEKLSNLLTLDLNETEIQEVPNGIVKLKKLRHLFVEKMNELYGREFRPRTGVRIHKGLEKLNELQTLQGLEVQDEVSLRRLGELRQMRSIRIWGVKESYCESLCESLQQMEFLSFLSVNASGKEEVLKLDGLNPLPPNLRKLNLRGILAEAGMLLGSPAAGDQNNHSLYSVHLSWSQLIEDPLPSLSRWSSLTDLMLTRAYVGEQFVFHQGWFPNLKELVLRDMPDLKRLEIHDGAMTSLQDLTLVNLSGLTEVPSGIELLSTLKNLGFWEITQDFLAALRQCHRIHHMQWWYSVRGETDGAL